One genomic region from Rosa rugosa chromosome 1, drRosRugo1.1, whole genome shotgun sequence encodes:
- the LOC133729448 gene encoding proline--tRNA ligase, cytoplasmic-like codes for MRFQLSSGLSIVVCLGCFSAFLLKYLSGSGGKKEDVEKETGLGLIKKKNENFEEWYSEVVVHGEMIEYYDISGCYILRPWTMAIWETMQAFFDAEIKKMKIKNCYFPLFVSPAGLKKEKDDIEGFAPEVAWVTKSGKSELEVPIAIRPTSETVMYPYYSKWIRGHRDLPLKLNQWCNVVRWEFSNPTPFIKSREFLWQEGHTAFATKEEADKEVLEILEVYRRIYEEYLAIPIVKGKKSESEKLAGGLYTTSVEAFVPNTGRGVQGATSHCLGQNLDITYENEKGEKAMIWQNSWSYSTRTIGVMVMVHGDDKGLVLPPKVASIQAIVIPVPFKDANTHVIFDACLKIVAQLSEAGFRVEADLRDNYSPDWKYSHWELKGVPLRIEIGAKDLEKKQVGCVRRDNCVKVDIPVVDLVKEVKDMFDKIQQNLFDVAKQKRDASIQVARTWDEFTVALSNKKLILAPWCDEHEVEENVKARTKSEIGAAKSLCSPFDQPELPEGTLCFASGKPAKKWTYWGRSY; via the coding sequence ATGAGGTTTCAATTATCCTCTGGGCTCTCTATTGTTGTATGCTTGGGCTGCTTTTCAGCCTTTCTATTGAAATATCTTTCGGGGAGTGGTGGGAAAAAGGAGGACGTGGAGAAAGAAACTGGCCTGGGTCtgatcaagaagaagaatgagaatTTCGAGGAGTGGTATTCGGAGGTTGTTGTTCACGGTGAGATGATTGAATACTATGACATCTCTGGATGTTATATTTTGAGGCCATGGACAATGGCAATATGGGAGACCATGCAAGCATTTTTCGATgcagaaataaagaaaatgaagattaaaaaTTGCTACTTTCCTTTGTTCGTCTCCCCTGCTGGTCTGAAAAAAGAGAAGGATGATATAGAGGGGTTTGCTCCAGAGGTTGCTTGGGTCACAAAGTCTGGAAAATCTGAATTGGAAGTGCCTATTGCAATCCGTCCAACGAGTGAGACTGTTATGTATCCTTATTACTCGAAGTGGATTAGGGGACACCGCGACTTACCATTGAAGCTAAATCAGTGGTGCAATGTGGTTCGATGGGAGTTTAGCAATCCCACTCCATTTATCAAGAGTCGGGAGTTTCTTTGGCAAGAAGGCCACACAGCTTTTGCAACAAAGGAAGAGGCAGATAAAGAGGTCCTTGAGATATTGGAAGTGTACAGAAGGATATATGAAGAATATTTGGCAATTCCAATTGTGAAGGGTAAAAAGAGTGAGAGTGAGAAACTTGCCGGTGGTCTTTACACCACAAGTGTGGAGGCTTTTGTTCCAAATACTGGCCGCGGTGTACAAGGAGCCACTTCACATTGTCTAGGTCAAAACTTAGACATTACTTATGAAAATGAAAAGGGAGAAAAAGCAATGATTTGGCAAAACTCTTGGAGTTATAGTACTCGAACGATTGGAGTGATGGTAATGGTGCATGGAGATGACAAAGGCTTGGTACTGCCACCAAAAGTAGCATCTATCCAGGCCATTGTGATTCCAGTGCCTTTTAAGGATGCCAATACACATGTCATATTTGATGCCTGCCTGAAAATTGTTGCGCAGTTGAGTGAAGCTGGATTTCGTGTTGAGGCTGATTTGAGGGACAATTACTCGCCTGATTGGAAGTATTCACATTGGGAATTAAAAGGTGTTCCTCTACGAATTGAAATTGGAGCAaaagatttggaaaagaaaCAAGTAGGCTGTGTTCGGCGTGACAATTGTGTGAAAGTGGACATTCCTGTGGTCGACTTGGTCAAGGAAGTGAAAGACATGTTCGATAAAATTCAACAAAATCTCTTTGATGTTGCAAAACAAAAACGAGATGCTTCTATCCAGGTTGCCAGAACTTGGGATGAATTCACGGTAGCCTTGAGCAACAAGAAATTGATCCTGGCTCCTTGGTGTGATGAACATGAAGTAGAAGAGAATGTCAAAGCCCGAACAAAGAGTGAAATTGGAGCAGCAAAGTCTCTATGCTCGCCCTTTGACCAGCCCGAACTCCCTGAAGGAACTCTTTGCTTTGCATCCGGAAAGCCAGCAAAGAAGTGGACCTACTGGGGAAGGAGCTACTGA